From one Gracilibacillus salinarum genomic stretch:
- a CDS encoding CPBP family intramembrane glutamic endopeptidase produces MRKWHIKLALLLTFLGGIGIVAIIPYEMTILMNNEFYQSSPEAMPVSLVVTVNSIIDILLLFVMVLIGVRLQERTSLKAPILERLIYGKKPQTLSKKWMIIGILVAFIGSLITIFLDLFIFSPMIEMPEDQTTVTSWWQGLLTLVYGGITEELMLRLFGMTLVVWLLARITKKEKGNIPRSFYYIAIFLTAILFGIGHLPATIQVFGELSAIIVIRALVLNGLLGLWFGYLYWKKGLEYAMVAHMSADFFLHVLFVSIFH; encoded by the coding sequence GTGCGAAAATGGCATATAAAATTAGCTCTATTACTCACGTTTCTAGGTGGTATCGGAATAGTTGCAATCATTCCATATGAAATGACCATCTTAATGAACAATGAATTTTATCAATCAAGTCCCGAGGCCATGCCAGTTTCATTAGTTGTAACGGTAAACTCTATTATCGACATTTTGCTATTGTTTGTAATGGTGTTAATTGGCGTAAGACTACAAGAGAGAACTAGTTTAAAAGCTCCGATATTAGAGAGACTTATTTACGGAAAAAAACCACAAACCCTCTCAAAAAAATGGATGATAATCGGTATTTTGGTAGCGTTTATTGGTTCCCTTATCACGATTTTTCTAGACTTATTTATATTTTCTCCTATGATAGAAATGCCGGAGGATCAAACCACCGTTACTAGTTGGTGGCAAGGCTTGCTTACTCTTGTTTATGGAGGTATTACAGAGGAACTCATGCTGCGTCTGTTTGGTATGACACTAGTTGTCTGGCTGTTGGCGCGAATAACAAAAAAGGAAAAAGGAAATATCCCCAGAAGCTTCTACTATATTGCAATATTTCTCACAGCCATTTTATTTGGAATAGGACATTTGCCAGCTACGATACAAGTATTCGGTGAATTGTCTGCTATCATTGTTATACGGGCTTTGGTTTTAAATGGTCTTCTTGGTTTATGGTTCGGTTACTTGTATTGGAAAAAAGGCTTAGAGTATGCAATGGTTGCACATATGTCAGCAGATTTCTTTCTTCACGTATTATTTGTATCCATCTTTCATTAA
- a CDS encoding sulfotransferase family 2 domain-containing protein encodes MKGELYKLNEDLIIFMHIPKTGGTTLNSIFRRQYEENQFYNHLLPDEMKSKYMELNELDKNNIKAVAGHYFYGIHAIFSRPFSYFTMLRDPVDRVVSLYYYYQSKPAVFPKFKDMTFEEFINKHSEAHNCQTKMIAGLSEPTIDLAKENLRTFSVIGLNERFDESLILMQKALGWNTLEYERLNITKKRPLKSKLSKEFISLIEDNNQLDIELYQYAQELFEQQLQNGLEKKDS; translated from the coding sequence ATGAAGGGAGAGTTATATAAATTGAATGAGGATTTAATTATTTTTATGCATATCCCTAAAACAGGAGGAACAACATTAAATTCAATTTTCAGAAGACAATACGAAGAAAATCAATTTTATAACCATCTGTTACCAGACGAGATGAAATCGAAGTATATGGAGCTCAACGAATTAGACAAAAATAATATTAAGGCTGTTGCTGGACACTACTTTTACGGTATTCATGCTATTTTTTCTCGACCCTTTTCCTATTTCACCATGTTGCGTGATCCGGTAGATCGAGTGGTATCCCTTTATTATTATTATCAGAGTAAGCCAGCCGTTTTTCCGAAGTTTAAGGATATGACATTTGAAGAATTTATAAACAAACACTCGGAAGCGCATAATTGCCAGACAAAAATGATAGCTGGATTATCCGAACCAACTATTGATCTAGCAAAAGAAAATTTACGAACGTTCAGCGTAATCGGACTTAACGAAAGATTTGATGAATCACTGATTCTTATGCAAAAAGCTTTGGGATGGAATACGCTTGAATACGAAAGACTTAACATTACCAAAAAGCGTCCGCTGAAAAGTAAGCTGTCAAAGGAGTTTATCTCATTAATCGAAGACAACAATCAATTAGATATCGAATTGTATCAGTATGCACAAGAGCTTTTTGAGCAGCAGTTGCAAAATGGCCTTGAGAAAAAAGATTCATGA
- a CDS encoding DNA-deoxyinosine glycosylase, giving the protein MANQKIYSLEPIIDQQASVLILGSIPGKQSLKKQQYYGNLRNHFWPILFEIYQQEWMETYQEKVSFLHDKGIALWDVIGACYREGSLDSSITDADPNQLEELLDTYPTIKRIGCNGTKSYQTFRKHFAHLMAKYEVRMLPSTSPIPGRYNKSFEEKVEIWKGIFEE; this is encoded by the coding sequence ATGGCTAATCAGAAAATATATTCATTGGAACCAATTATTGATCAACAGGCTAGTGTCTTGATTCTTGGCTCTATTCCTGGAAAACAATCCTTAAAGAAACAGCAGTATTATGGCAATCTACGAAACCATTTCTGGCCGATATTATTTGAGATTTATCAACAGGAGTGGATGGAAACCTATCAGGAAAAGGTTTCTTTTTTACATGATAAAGGAATTGCCCTATGGGATGTGATTGGAGCCTGCTACCGAGAAGGCAGTCTCGATTCCAGTATAACAGATGCGGATCCGAACCAATTGGAAGAACTACTCGATACCTATCCTACTATTAAGAGAATTGGTTGTAATGGTACAAAATCGTATCAAACCTTTCGCAAACACTTTGCGCATTTAATGGCTAAATATGAGGTGAGAATGCTGCCTTCTACCAGTCCGATTCCTGGCCGTTATAATAAAAGTTTTGAAGAAAAGGTAGAGATTTGGAAAGGGATATTTGAGGAATAG
- a CDS encoding NAD(P)H-dependent flavin oxidoreductase produces MWNDNQFTQVLNIQYPIIQAGMAGGPTTPELVAAVSRAGGLGTLGAGYMRAEQMKEAIQRIKELTDKPFGVNLFIPEIPDVSEREIVKTNELLQPFREELKLTEPEITAPSTELFEKQLEIILQEKIAVCSFTFGVPSKQVIHKLQERNIIVIGTATTVNEASINEENGVDMVVMQGSEAGGHRGTFANTYENGLVGTMSLIPQTVDQVNIPVIAAGGIMDGRGVLAALTLGAQAVQMGTAFLTVLESGAKQQHIDAILNSSEAQTVITSVISGKPARGIQNEFVRKMTPYEKSLPDYPILNSLTKSIRSEAAKQNRSEYMHMWSGQSPRLSKRQSVGKLITDIADQVEEIMKSR; encoded by the coding sequence ATGTGGAATGATAATCAATTTACTCAAGTACTTAACATTCAATATCCGATTATCCAGGCTGGAATGGCAGGTGGTCCAACAACACCGGAGCTTGTCGCCGCCGTTTCTCGTGCAGGCGGGCTGGGAACATTAGGCGCAGGATATATGAGAGCCGAACAAATGAAAGAAGCGATTCAGCGAATAAAGGAATTAACGGATAAGCCTTTTGGAGTCAATCTTTTTATTCCAGAAATACCCGATGTATCTGAAAGAGAGATCGTAAAAACCAATGAATTATTGCAGCCATTTCGCGAAGAATTGAAGCTAACGGAACCAGAGATCACAGCGCCATCAACAGAACTTTTTGAAAAACAGCTCGAAATTATTCTCCAAGAAAAAATAGCTGTCTGCAGTTTTACTTTTGGTGTCCCGTCAAAGCAAGTCATTCACAAATTACAAGAGCGAAATATTATAGTAATCGGTACGGCTACGACAGTAAATGAAGCCAGCATCAACGAAGAAAATGGTGTCGATATGGTGGTGATGCAGGGAAGTGAAGCAGGGGGCCATCGTGGTACGTTCGCCAATACATATGAGAACGGACTGGTTGGAACGATGTCACTTATTCCGCAGACGGTCGATCAGGTGAACATTCCTGTGATAGCGGCTGGAGGAATCATGGATGGAAGAGGTGTTTTAGCAGCTCTTACCTTAGGTGCTCAAGCAGTTCAAATGGGTACGGCTTTTCTGACTGTGTTGGAAAGTGGTGCGAAACAGCAACATATCGATGCTATCTTGAACAGTAGTGAAGCACAAACTGTTATTACTTCAGTTATCAGCGGTAAACCGGCAAGAGGGATTCAAAATGAGTTCGTCAGGAAAATGACACCATATGAAAAAAGCCTGCCAGATTACCCGATTTTAAATTCTTTGACTAAATCGATTCGAAGTGAGGCAGCTAAGCAGAATCGCTCGGAATACATGCATATGTGGAGCGGCCAATCACCTCGCTTAAGCAAAAGACAATCGGTCGGAAAGCTTATCACTGACATTGCGGATCAGGTAGAGGAGATAATGAAAAGCAGATGA
- a CDS encoding alpha/beta hydrolase, translating into MVYFHGGAFAIKEAPYHINLCADYALNTPCKVIFVDYRLLPKYKFPYGLEDCYAACKWVSSQAAKLNINKDKIAIGGDSADGALAAGVALLARDRQEFTINFQLLIYPVTDKKQSTDSMRMFHDTPMWNSKLNKKMWDLYLKNVLTDNYASPIDAESHKNLPNAYVEVAEYDCLRDEGIEYAEALKNAQVSVQLNRTKGTVHGYDMVESSEIVVQNKALRIKALQNAFED; encoded by the coding sequence ATTGTCTATTTTCATGGTGGAGCTTTTGCTATTAAAGAAGCACCTTATCATATTAATTTATGTGCAGATTATGCATTAAATACACCTTGTAAGGTTATATTTGTAGATTACCGGTTATTGCCTAAATATAAATTTCCTTATGGTTTAGAAGATTGTTATGCAGCCTGTAAATGGGTTAGCTCTCAAGCTGCTAAACTGAATATTAATAAAGACAAGATTGCAATTGGTGGCGACAGTGCCGATGGTGCTTTAGCGGCAGGAGTTGCCTTGTTAGCGAGGGACAGACAAGAATTCACCATAAACTTTCAATTGTTAATTTACCCTGTAACGGATAAGAAGCAATCCACGGATTCAATGAGAATGTTCCATGATACACCAATGTGGAATTCAAAACTGAATAAAAAAATGTGGGATTTATACTTAAAGAATGTATTAACTGACAATTATGCTTCACCTATAGATGCTGAATCTCACAAAAATCTGCCAAACGCTTATGTGGAAGTAGCAGAGTACGATTGTCTGCGAGATGAGGGAATCGAATATGCAGAAGCTTTAAAGAATGCACAAGTATCGGTTCAACTTAATCGAACGAAAGGAACGGTCCATGGATATGATATGGTTGAATCAAGTGAAATAGTAGTTCAGAATAAGGCCTTGAGAATAAAGGCACTGCAAAATGCCTTTGAAGACTAA